In Desulfovibrio oxyclinae DSM 11498, a single genomic region encodes these proteins:
- a CDS encoding hydrogenase iron-sulfur subunit translates to MSAVDAAELRIVGFLCNWCSYGGADTAGVGRFQQPTDLRIIRVPCSGRIDPLFVVKSLINGADGVLVSGCHPRDCHYSEGNFYARRRLEVLKRFLPILGIDERRFEYTWVSASEGQKWKTVVSKFTERIHELGPAPKINESMVAQAKALAARAV, encoded by the coding sequence ATGTCAGCAGTCGATGCAGCAGAATTACGAATAGTCGGCTTTCTCTGTAACTGGTGCTCCTACGGCGGCGCGGACACGGCCGGTGTCGGACGTTTCCAGCAGCCCACGGACCTGCGCATCATCAGGGTTCCCTGTTCCGGGCGCATTGATCCGCTTTTCGTGGTCAAGAGTCTGATCAACGGCGCCGACGGCGTGCTGGTCTCCGGTTGCCATCCGCGTGACTGTCACTACAGCGAAGGCAACTTCTACGCCCGCCGGCGGTTGGAGGTTCTGAAACGATTCCTGCCCATCCTCGGCATCGACGAGCGTCGTTTCGAATACACCTGGGTCTCGGCCTCGGAAGGGCAGAAATGGAAGACCGTGGTGTCGAAATTCACGGAACGCATCCACGAGCTCGGCCCCGCCCCCAAGATCAACGAAAGCATGGTGGCTCAGGCCAAGGCTCTGGCCGCAAGGGCCGTGTAA
- a CDS encoding 4Fe-4S dicluster domain-containing protein, protein MQHLEELKQQIKDKLPELDVVVGWEQGFDPLRATPLFMRKPEDVGRLIWNPLCVHNLATYLTGLKGKKVGVVVKGCDSRSVIQLLQEKLISRDDVTVFGLPCTGVVSIRKINRQLGSLDYVEDVELSEDSITVTSNGQKHAFGLADVAADKCGRCQYHSALLSDAFVGEPLTEQAEDDYADVKAFEEQSEEDKMNHWLDVMDRCVRCYACRNACPMCVCRDHCVAQSRDPHWMTQEDSVQNKWLFQMIHTMHLAGRCTECGECERSCPVSIPLLLLRRKMNKEINELFDYKAGTLIDGKPPLMSFKVEEENINERGW, encoded by the coding sequence ATGCAGCATTTGGAAGAATTGAAACAGCAGATCAAGGACAAGCTGCCGGAGCTGGATGTGGTTGTCGGCTGGGAGCAGGGCTTTGACCCACTGCGGGCCACGCCGCTGTTCATGCGCAAGCCGGAAGACGTGGGCCGGCTGATCTGGAACCCGTTGTGTGTGCACAACCTTGCGACCTATCTGACCGGCCTCAAAGGCAAAAAGGTCGGTGTGGTGGTCAAGGGATGTGACAGCCGTTCCGTTATCCAGTTGCTTCAGGAGAAACTCATCAGCCGCGATGACGTCACCGTGTTCGGCCTGCCGTGCACCGGCGTGGTTTCCATCAGGAAGATAAATCGGCAGCTCGGTTCTCTCGACTACGTGGAGGATGTCGAACTGTCCGAAGATTCCATCACCGTGACCAGCAACGGGCAGAAACACGCCTTCGGACTGGCGGACGTGGCGGCCGACAAGTGCGGGCGCTGCCAGTATCATAGCGCGCTGCTTTCGGATGCTTTCGTCGGTGAGCCGCTGACCGAGCAGGCCGAAGATGATTACGCCGATGTGAAGGCGTTCGAGGAGCAGTCCGAAGAGGACAAGATGAACCACTGGCTTGATGTCATGGATCGCTGTGTGCGCTGTTACGCCTGTCGCAACGCCTGCCCCATGTGCGTCTGTCGGGATCACTGTGTGGCTCAGAGTCGCGACCCCCACTGGATGACGCAGGAAGATTCCGTGCAGAACAAGTGGCTGTTCCAGATGATCCACACCATGCACCTCGCCGGACGCTGTACGGAGTGCGGCGAATGCGAGCGCTCCTGCCCTGTTTCCATCCCGCTGCTGCTTCTGCGTCGCAAGATGAACAAGGAAATCAACGAACTCTTCGACTACAAGGCCGGAACCCTCATCGACGGAAAGCCGCCGCTGATGTCCTTCAAGGTTGAAGAAGAGAATATCAATGAGAGAGGCTGGTAA